One segment of candidate division KSB1 bacterium DNA contains the following:
- the mutS gene encoding DNA mismatch repair protein MutS — protein sequence MRQYLAIKAQHQDAILFFRMGDFYEMFFEDAKIASQVLGLTLTSRAHGKAAEVPLAGFPHHALDTYLSKMVRAGYRVAICEQVENPKLAKIVVKREVTEVVTPGTALSDNLLTSRRNNFLLALYLQKKTAGLAQIDFSTGEFMLDELPLERVGEVIQDIEPAEILLPEDQQDWLRERLGRNVPAVITPRPAWHFAFDHAYESLTRHFKTLTLKGFGCDDLICGISAAGGALSYLQETQKTELTHLTQLARRSNSEFVGIDPATRRNLELVRALRGDNQHATLLGVLDQTRTAMGGRKMVQWLLHPLRQEAAIRARQDAVAELLADGARRDKLAARLRGIGDLERLVAKISLARANARELLTVQQVQERIPELKSLLLQCESALLQQCGQALDPLQELTGELRRALVEDPPLSVTEGNLIRPGYSAELDELRQLARHGKDWIANLQKTERERTGIASLKVGYTKVFGYYLEVTNPNLAKVPDSYIRKQTLANAERFITPELKEYEERILQAEEKLVALEYELFDKLRQKVAAHAAALQENGRALATVDCLLAFAEVAQQQNYVRPLVDDSSVLEIKQGRHPVVEKLLPFGEKFVPNDTYLDDETHQILIITGPNMAGKSTYLRQVALIVLMAQIGSFVPAAQARIGMVDKIFTRVGASDNLAGGESTFLVEMNETANILNNATNRSLVLLDEIGRGTSTYDGLSIAWAVVEYLHENAKIAARTLFATHYHELIELERLFPRVKNYNVLVKEWGEQVVFLRRIVAGGCDHSYGIHVAQLAGLPAKVIRRAKQVLATLEQQTFERARLSTNGEPAAAGEVQLDIFSQQDQRVRAALLKLDLNHLTPLEALQQLAHLQKLATE from the coding sequence ATGCGCCAATATCTTGCCATCAAGGCACAGCATCAGGATGCCATTCTCTTCTTTCGCATGGGCGATTTCTACGAGATGTTCTTCGAGGATGCGAAAATTGCCAGCCAGGTGCTGGGCCTCACGCTCACCTCGCGCGCGCACGGCAAGGCGGCGGAGGTGCCGCTTGCCGGCTTTCCGCATCATGCGCTGGACACCTACCTCAGCAAGATGGTGCGCGCCGGTTATCGCGTTGCAATTTGTGAGCAAGTCGAGAACCCCAAACTCGCCAAAATTGTGGTCAAACGCGAGGTGACGGAGGTTGTCACCCCCGGCACCGCGCTCAGCGACAATCTGCTCACCAGCCGCCGCAACAATTTCCTGCTCGCACTTTACCTGCAGAAAAAGACCGCCGGCCTGGCGCAAATCGATTTTTCCACCGGCGAATTCATGCTGGACGAGTTGCCGCTCGAACGCGTGGGGGAGGTCATCCAGGACATCGAGCCGGCCGAGATTCTGCTGCCCGAGGATCAACAGGACTGGCTGCGCGAGCGCTTGGGCAGGAATGTTCCGGCTGTCATCACGCCGCGGCCGGCCTGGCATTTTGCTTTCGATCATGCTTATGAAAGCCTGACACGCCATTTCAAGACACTTACCCTCAAAGGCTTTGGCTGTGACGATCTCATCTGCGGCATATCGGCTGCCGGCGGCGCGTTGTCCTATCTCCAAGAAACCCAGAAAACCGAACTGACTCATCTCACGCAACTGGCGCGGCGCAGCAACAGCGAGTTTGTGGGCATCGACCCGGCGACCCGACGCAACCTGGAGCTGGTGCGTGCCCTGCGCGGCGACAATCAGCACGCCACCCTGCTGGGTGTGCTCGACCAAACCCGCACCGCCATGGGCGGCCGCAAAATGGTGCAATGGCTACTGCATCCGCTGCGCCAGGAGGCGGCAATCCGCGCCCGCCAGGACGCGGTGGCCGAGCTGCTGGCCGATGGGGCGCGCCGCGACAAACTGGCCGCCCGGCTGCGCGGCATTGGCGACCTCGAGCGTTTGGTGGCCAAAATCAGCCTGGCGCGCGCCAACGCCCGTGAGTTGCTGACCGTGCAGCAGGTGCAGGAGCGCATTCCCGAGCTGAAAAGCCTGTTGCTGCAGTGTGAAAGTGCGCTGCTGCAGCAATGCGGCCAGGCGCTCGATCCGCTGCAGGAGTTGACCGGGGAATTGCGCCGCGCGCTGGTGGAAGACCCACCGCTCTCCGTCACCGAAGGCAATCTCATCCGGCCGGGCTATTCCGCCGAGCTGGATGAATTGCGTCAGCTTGCCCGCCATGGCAAGGACTGGATCGCCAATTTGCAAAAAACCGAGCGCGAACGCACCGGTATCGCCTCTCTGAAAGTCGGTTACACCAAAGTCTTCGGCTATTATCTCGAAGTCACCAACCCCAATCTCGCCAAAGTGCCGGACTCATACATTCGCAAGCAAACCCTGGCGAATGCCGAACGCTTCATCACACCGGAGTTGAAGGAGTATGAAGAGCGCATCCTGCAGGCCGAGGAAAAACTGGTGGCGTTGGAATACGAATTGTTCGACAAGCTGCGCCAAAAAGTCGCGGCGCACGCCGCCGCACTGCAGGAAAACGGCCGCGCTCTCGCCACGGTGGACTGCCTGCTCGCCTTCGCCGAAGTGGCGCAGCAACAAAACTACGTCCGGCCGCTGGTCGATGACAGCAGCGTGCTCGAAATCAAACAGGGCCGCCACCCGGTGGTGGAAAAGCTGCTGCCCTTCGGTGAGAAATTCGTGCCCAACGATACTTATCTCGATGACGAGACGCACCAGATTCTGATCATCACCGGCCCCAACATGGCGGGCAAGTCGACCTACCTGCGGCAAGTGGCGCTGATCGTGCTCATGGCACAAATCGGCTCGTTTGTGCCCGCGGCCCAGGCGCGCATCGGCATGGTCGATAAAATTTTCACGCGCGTCGGCGCCTCGGATAATCTCGCCGGCGGGGAGAGCACTTTTTTGGTGGAGATGAACGAAACCGCGAATATTTTGAACAACGCCACCAACCGCAGTCTGGTGTTGCTCGATGAAATCGGCCGCGGCACCAGCACCTATGACGGCCTGTCCATCGCCTGGGCCGTGGTCGAATATCTCCACGAAAATGCCAAAATCGCGGCGCGCACGCTGTTTGCGACGCATTATCACGAATTGATCGAGTTGGAAAGGCTCTTCCCACGGGTCAAGAACTACAATGTGCTGGTGAAGGAGTGGGGTGAGCAAGTGGTGTTCCTGCGCCGCATCGTCGCCGGCGGCTGCGATCACAGCTATGGCATTCACGTCGCGCAGCTTGCCGGCCTGCCAGCCAAAGTGATCCGCCGTGCCAAACAAGTGCTGGCCACGCTCGAACAGCAAACATTCGAGCGTGCCAGGCTCTCCACCAATGGCGAACCTGCTGCAGCCGGCGAGGTGCAACTGGACATTTTTTCCCAGCAGGATCAGCGTGTGCGTGCAGCCCTGCTGAAACTCGATTTGAACCATCTGACACCTTTGGAGGCTTTGCAGCAGTTGGCGCATCTGCAAAAGCTGGCCACCGAGTGA
- a CDS encoding alpha/beta fold hydrolase, with product MPPFAAAWWAPGGHAQTLAGYLLPSPRSLPETHWHSIAVSHGDRLVLGENRSSGDPAGMVLLLHGLGGRADSPYMVRVAQKFLQQGWTTFRLNHRGAGQGRGLAKWLYHAGRSEDLVPVIQFCAARAPHQPLLVIGFSLSGNMLLKYLAEQGGAVPANLAGAIAVSAPIQLALSAAAISRHSNALYHARFLRLLKQALAERMVDFPDFPRLTLPKKLTLTGFDHSVTAPLGGFTSAEDYYQKSSAHPLLGAIRTPTILLAAQDDPCVPFQTYAALPHNPRLQLLLPRHGGHLGFIAGSRTPFGDHRWLDYALQYHAGIMCQAAGLARQMACFWPGQL from the coding sequence TTGCCGCCGTTCGCCGCTGCCTGGTGGGCGCCCGGTGGACATGCGCAAACACTCGCCGGCTACCTGCTTCCCAGCCCGCGTTCACTGCCGGAAACCCACTGGCACAGCATTGCGGTTTCTCATGGCGACCGCCTGGTTTTGGGTGAAAACCGCAGCAGCGGAGATCCCGCCGGTATGGTGCTGCTGCTGCATGGCCTGGGCGGGCGGGCTGATTCCCCCTACATGGTGCGGGTTGCACAAAAGTTTTTGCAGCAGGGCTGGACGACTTTCCGGCTGAATCATCGCGGCGCCGGGCAGGGCAGGGGTCTGGCAAAATGGCTCTATCACGCCGGCCGGAGTGAAGACCTGGTGCCTGTCATACAATTTTGCGCGGCCCGAGCCCCGCACCAGCCGTTGCTTGTCATTGGGTTTTCCCTGAGCGGCAACATGCTGTTGAAGTATCTCGCCGAGCAGGGCGGGGCTGTGCCCGCCAATCTGGCAGGCGCCATTGCGGTAAGCGCACCCATTCAACTGGCCTTGAGTGCCGCCGCCATCAGCCGGCACAGCAATGCACTTTACCACGCCCGCTTCCTGCGGCTGCTCAAGCAGGCGCTGGCAGAACGGATGGTGGATTTTCCTGATTTCCCGCGGCTGACCCTGCCCAAAAAACTCACGCTGACGGGTTTTGATCATAGCGTCACGGCGCCACTGGGTGGCTTCACCTCGGCAGAGGACTACTATCAAAAAAGCAGTGCACACCCGCTGCTTGGCGCGATTCGCACGCCGACTATTTTGCTTGCCGCACAGGATGATCCCTGTGTGCCGTTCCAAACCTATGCCGCTTTGCCGCACAATCCGCGGCTGCAACTGCTTTTGCCGCGCCACGGCGGTCACCTGGGTTTCATCGCTGGCAGCCGCACCCCTTTTGGCGATCACCGCTGGCTGGATTACGCCCTGCAGTACCACGCCGGCATCATGTGCCAGGCCGCGGGTTTGGCAAGGCAAATGGCTTGCTTTTGGCCGGGACAGTTGTAA
- the ald gene encoding alanine dehydrogenase — translation MVIGVLKEIKKNENRVALIPVGVELLKANGHEILVEKDAGRGSGFQDDDYRRAGATIIAEAAKIYREADMIMKVKEPLPSEYPLLRPGQIVFTYFHFAASRELTEAVIQSKCVAIAYETVQTENKALPLLIPMSEVAGRLSIQEGAKCLEKQQGGVGILLGGVPGVEPAHVVILGGGVVGSNAAKIAAGFGARVTILDLSLERLRYLDDVMPKNVQTVMSNPANIRKAIAQADLVIGGVLIPGAKAPHLITREMLGLMKKGSVIVDVAVDQGGCVETIHPTTHDNPTYEVDGIVHYGVANMPGAVPMTSTFALTNATLPYAIHLANYGYPDAVRKSQALAYGVNIAYGMVTYKGVADAFDFPYTPLEKALA, via the coding sequence ATGGTAATCGGCGTTCTCAAAGAGATCAAGAAGAATGAAAATCGCGTGGCTCTGATTCCTGTGGGTGTCGAGTTGCTGAAGGCCAACGGGCATGAAATCCTGGTTGAAAAGGACGCCGGCCGGGGAAGTGGATTTCAGGATGACGACTACCGCCGCGCCGGCGCCACCATCATTGCAGAGGCGGCCAAAATCTACCGCGAAGCCGACATGATCATGAAGGTGAAAGAGCCGCTGCCCTCCGAATATCCCCTGTTGCGCCCGGGTCAAATTGTCTTCACCTATTTCCATTTCGCCGCTTCGCGCGAGCTGACCGAGGCCGTGATCCAGTCGAAATGTGTCGCCATCGCCTACGAGACCGTGCAGACGGAAAACAAAGCCCTGCCGCTGTTGATTCCGATGAGTGAGGTGGCAGGACGCCTTTCGATTCAAGAGGGCGCAAAATGTCTGGAGAAACAACAGGGCGGCGTCGGCATTCTGCTGGGCGGCGTGCCGGGTGTGGAGCCGGCCCATGTGGTCATCCTGGGTGGCGGCGTGGTCGGTTCCAATGCGGCCAAAATCGCCGCCGGCTTCGGCGCGCGTGTCACCATTCTCGATTTGAGCCTCGAGCGGTTGCGCTATCTCGATGATGTCATGCCGAAGAACGTGCAAACGGTGATGTCCAATCCTGCCAACATTCGCAAAGCCATCGCGCAGGCGGATTTGGTCATCGGCGGCGTGCTGATTCCGGGCGCCAAGGCGCCCCATCTCATCACCCGGGAAATGCTGGGCCTGATGAAGAAAGGCTCGGTGATCGTCGATGTCGCGGTCGATCAGGGCGGTTGTGTCGAAACCATTCATCCCACGACACACGACAACCCCACGTATGAAGTGGACGGCATTGTGCACTATGGCGTGGCCAACATGCCGGGCGCCGTGCCCATGACGTCGACCTTTGCGCTCACCAATGCCACCCTACCCTACGCGATTCACCTCGCCAATTATGGCTATCCCGACGCCGTGCGCAAATCCCAGGCATTGGCTTATGGTGTGAACATCGCCTACGGCATGGTGACCTACAAGGGCGTGGCCGATGCTTTCGATTTTCCCTACACGCCCCTGGAGAAAGCCCTGGCATAA
- the pnp gene encoding polyribonucleotide nucleotidyltransferase, with amino-acid sequence MLCRKETELNGKVFAIETGRVARQADGACWVQFGDTIVLATVVGDPEAKPDVDFFPLTVDYREKAYAAGKIPGGFFKREGKPSENEILSARLIDRGIRPLFPEDYNNEVQVMVSVLSADKENDPDVLGISAASMAIMLSGIPWHGPLAGVRVGRVNGKFIANPTHADLESSDMDLVLAATEDSIIMVEGEAQEISEADMVAALTFGHDVARRLIQVQKAVAAEAAKPPRPVIPVEMPAGLENRVREAATETLRGLLRETDKQKRRDSLKQYAKTLVESLQAEFPESEAQINTILHKIEKEIVRAMIVHERRRLDGRDWTSIRDITCEVGVLPRVHGTCIFTRGQTQALAAVTLGTKVDEQKMDELEGEFYKSYMLHYNFPPFSVGEIRRLGGPGRREVGHGNLAERSIKAVMPNEKVFPYTVRVVSDILESNGSSSMATVCAGSLALMDAGVPIKSAVAGIAMGLIQQDGQTVILTDILGDEDHLGDMDFKVAGTAEGITGFQMDIKIKGLSSQIMAEALEQARRARLHILNIMNATLSKPRPDISPYAPRILTIKIPTDSIGMVIGPGGKTIRDITERTGTTIDIDDSGVVTIAGVDPQACHKAKAIIQGMVAEPELGTIYQGTVKSVKEFGAFVEILPGREGLLHISQIDNRRIARVEDVLKVGDEVTVKLIEIAPDGKLRLSRKALLSSDS; translated from the coding sequence ATGCTTTGTCGCAAGGAAACTGAATTAAACGGGAAGGTGTTCGCGATTGAAACCGGCCGCGTCGCACGGCAAGCGGACGGCGCTTGCTGGGTGCAATTTGGCGATACCATCGTTCTGGCAACCGTCGTCGGCGATCCGGAAGCCAAACCCGACGTGGATTTCTTCCCGCTCACGGTCGACTATCGTGAGAAGGCTTACGCCGCCGGCAAGATTCCGGGCGGCTTTTTCAAACGTGAGGGCAAGCCGAGCGAAAATGAGATTCTTTCCGCCCGCTTGATTGACCGCGGCATCCGGCCGCTTTTTCCCGAAGATTACAACAACGAAGTGCAGGTGATGGTCTCGGTGCTGTCGGCGGACAAGGAAAATGATCCCGACGTGCTGGGTATCTCCGCCGCTTCGATGGCGATCATGCTCTCCGGCATCCCGTGGCATGGTCCGCTCGCCGGCGTGCGCGTCGGCCGTGTCAACGGCAAGTTCATCGCCAATCCCACCCATGCTGATCTCGAAAGCAGCGATATGGATTTGGTGCTGGCGGCCACCGAGGATTCCATCATCATGGTGGAGGGCGAGGCCCAGGAAATCAGCGAAGCGGACATGGTGGCGGCTCTGACCTTCGGGCATGATGTGGCGCGCCGGCTCATTCAGGTGCAAAAGGCTGTGGCGGCGGAGGCGGCCAAACCGCCGCGGCCGGTGATTCCGGTCGAAATGCCGGCGGGCCTGGAAAACCGCGTCCGCGAAGCTGCCACGGAAACGCTGCGTGGCTTGCTGCGGGAAACCGACAAGCAAAAGCGCCGCGACAGCCTGAAACAGTATGCCAAGACCCTGGTGGAGTCACTGCAGGCGGAATTTCCGGAAAGCGAGGCGCAGATCAACACCATTCTGCACAAAATCGAGAAGGAAATCGTGCGCGCCATGATCGTGCACGAACGCCGCCGCCTCGATGGCCGCGATTGGACCAGCATCCGTGACATCACCTGTGAAGTCGGTGTACTGCCCAGGGTGCACGGCACCTGCATTTTCACCCGCGGTCAGACCCAGGCGCTGGCGGCGGTCACGCTCGGCACCAAGGTCGACGAACAAAAGATGGACGAGCTGGAGGGCGAGTTCTACAAGTCCTACATGCTGCATTACAACTTTCCGCCGTTCAGCGTCGGTGAAATTCGGCGTTTGGGTGGCCCGGGCCGCCGCGAAGTCGGCCACGGCAACCTGGCGGAACGCTCCATCAAGGCCGTGATGCCGAACGAAAAAGTATTCCCCTACACCGTGCGCGTGGTTTCGGACATACTCGAATCCAACGGTTCTTCCTCGATGGCGACCGTGTGCGCCGGCTCGCTGGCGCTGATGGATGCCGGCGTGCCCATCAAAAGCGCGGTGGCGGGCATCGCCATGGGCCTGATCCAGCAGGACGGCCAAACCGTGATTCTCACCGACATTCTGGGAGATGAGGATCATCTCGGGGACATGGACTTCAAAGTCGCGGGCACAGCGGAGGGCATCACCGGCTTTCAGATGGACATCAAGATCAAGGGCCTGTCCTCCCAGATCATGGCGGAAGCGCTGGAGCAGGCGCGCCGTGCGCGCCTGCACATCCTCAATATCATGAATGCCACGCTGAGCAAGCCGCGTCCCGACATTTCACCCTATGCACCGCGCATCCTGACCATCAAAATCCCGACCGACAGCATCGGCATGGTGATCGGGCCGGGTGGCAAGACCATTCGTGACATCACCGAGCGCACCGGCACCACCATCGACATTGATGACTCCGGTGTGGTGACCATTGCCGGCGTCGATCCGCAAGCCTGTCACAAGGCGAAAGCCATCATTCAGGGCATGGTAGCGGAGCCTGAGCTGGGCACCATCTATCAGGGCACGGTCAAGAGCGTGAAGGAATTCGGCGCTTTTGTGGAGATTCTGCCCGGCCGGGAAGGGCTGCTGCACATCTCCCAGATTGACAACCGCCGCATCGCGCGCGTCGAAGATGTGCTCAAGGTCGGCGATGAGGTCACCGTCAAGTTGATCGAAATCGCTCCGGACGGCAAACTTCGGCTCAGCCGCAAGGCGCTGTTGTCGTCGGATTCATGA
- the rpsO gene encoding 30S ribosomal protein S15: MALTSSQKAEIMRKYGSNEKDSGRTEVQIALLTANINSLTTHLAANKKDHHSRMGLLKMVGKRRRLLNYLANTDVERYRKIVNDLGLRR, translated from the coding sequence ATGGCTTTAACCAGCTCACAAAAAGCGGAAATCATGCGGAAGTACGGCAGCAACGAAAAAGATTCCGGACGAACGGAGGTGCAAATCGCCCTGCTGACCGCCAACATCAACAGCCTGACCACCCATCTCGCGGCCAACAAGAAAGACCACCATTCCCGCATGGGATTGTTGAAGATGGTCGGCAAGCGCCGCCGGCTGCTAAACTATCTGGCCAACACCGACGTTGAACGCTATCGCAAAATTGTCAACGATCTCGGTTTGCGCCGGTAG
- a CDS encoding bifunctional riboflavin kinase/FAD synthetase, producing MAVKTFYGLQQVVREAGSVVTVGSFDGLHRGHRMILRLLQQEAMARGSSTTMVTFEPHPQLVLQKTGQPPLYILTTLAEKIALLETLGLDRLVVIPFTPAFSQTPSDVFVRDILFRVIGMQAIVIGHDHGFGRNREGDVATLLRLGRELGFTVHELPPLQQGESVISSTQIRRALLAGEIEQANAWLADTYRLSARVIRGEGRGRTIGFPTANLEPLHPQKLIPAHGVYAVRVRLAGQEWGGMMNIGMRPTFAGSGRTLEVHLFDFTGDLYDQEVEVHFVARLRPEMKFATVAALQAQLQGDRAASLRVLNAAAAPPAGQGETG from the coding sequence ATGGCGGTGAAGACGTTTTACGGTCTCCAACAGGTGGTGAGGGAGGCAGGCAGCGTGGTCACGGTCGGTTCATTTGACGGCTTGCATCGCGGCCACCGCATGATACTGCGGCTGCTGCAGCAGGAGGCAATGGCGCGCGGCAGCAGCACCACAATGGTGACCTTCGAGCCGCATCCGCAATTGGTTCTGCAAAAAACCGGGCAGCCGCCCTTGTACATTCTCACCACCCTCGCGGAAAAAATCGCGCTGCTCGAAACCCTCGGCCTGGACCGGCTGGTGGTGATTCCTTTCACGCCGGCCTTTTCCCAAACGCCCTCCGACGTTTTTGTGCGCGACATTCTTTTTCGCGTCATCGGCATGCAGGCCATCGTCATCGGCCATGATCACGGCTTTGGCAGGAATCGGGAGGGCGACGTGGCCACCCTGCTCCGCCTCGGGCGGGAGTTGGGATTCACCGTGCACGAGTTGCCGCCGTTGCAGCAGGGCGAAAGTGTGATCAGCAGCACGCAAATCCGGCGGGCGCTGCTTGCCGGCGAAATCGAACAGGCCAATGCCTGGCTGGCCGACACCTATCGTCTGAGTGCACGCGTCATTCGCGGCGAGGGACGCGGCCGGACGATCGGTTTTCCCACTGCCAACCTGGAGCCGCTGCATCCGCAAAAATTGATTCCAGCCCATGGGGTCTATGCGGTGCGCGTCAGGCTGGCGGGGCAGGAGTGGGGCGGCATGATGAACATCGGCATGCGGCCGACTTTCGCGGGCAGTGGTCGCACGCTGGAGGTGCATCTCTTCGACTTCACCGGTGATCTTTATGATCAGGAAGTGGAAGTTCACTTTGTGGCGCGCCTGCGGCCGGAAATGAAATTTGCGACGGTCGCCGCCCTGCAAGCGCAGTTGCAGGGGGATCGTGCCGCCAGTCTGCGCGTGCTGAATGCCGCGGCGGCGCCACCGGCGGGGCAGGGTGAAACGGGCTGA
- the truB gene encoding tRNA pseudouridine(55) synthase TruB, with translation MTEPAKPSRLISRAQLATGEVWNIDKPAGWTSFDVVNKLRRASRIAKVGHAGTLDPFATGVLLICFASATRKVEQLMGLEKEYEGVVELGVETDSHDVTGKILATRPVPALTREQVEQTLAKYRGTFMQRPPVFSALKRGGRRLYQLARAGEAVEADPRPVTIHVLDLLAFEPPLLRLRLLCSRGTYVRSLARDLGEDLGCGAYLKSLCRTRVGPYRLVDSLTVTAFIKSLVD, from the coding sequence ATGACAGAACCTGCCAAGCCCTCACGCTTGATTTCCCGGGCGCAGCTCGCCACCGGCGAAGTCTGGAACATTGACAAACCGGCCGGCTGGACCTCCTTCGATGTGGTCAACAAACTGCGCCGTGCCTCGCGCATCGCCAAAGTCGGTCACGCGGGGACACTCGACCCTTTTGCCACCGGCGTGCTGTTGATTTGCTTCGCGAGCGCAACCAGGAAAGTCGAGCAACTGATGGGGTTGGAAAAAGAATACGAGGGCGTCGTTGAGCTCGGGGTCGAAACCGATTCCCATGATGTCACCGGCAAGATTCTGGCCACACGGCCGGTGCCGGCGCTGACCCGGGAGCAAGTGGAGCAGACACTCGCGAAGTACCGCGGCACTTTTATGCAAAGGCCGCCGGTGTTTTCCGCCTTGAAGCGGGGGGGACGGCGACTTTACCAGCTTGCGCGCGCCGGCGAGGCGGTCGAGGCCGATCCGCGTCCAGTGACCATCCATGTGCTCGATCTGCTCGCCTTCGAACCGCCGCTCCTCAGGCTGCGGCTGTTGTGCTCGCGCGGCACCTACGTGCGCAGCCTGGCGCGCGACCTCGGGGAAGACCTGGGGTGCGGCGCTTATTTGAAATCCCTGTGCCGGACACGCGTGGGCCCCTACCGGCTGGTGGATAGTTTGACCGTCACAGCGTTCATCAAAAGCCTGGTTGATTGA
- the rbfA gene encoding 30S ribosome-binding factor RbfA has translation MALKRATRVASLLREILSEILATQLKDPAVGRITISRVALSDDLHNARVYFNMLGTADERQKTLAGLSRAAGFLRTEVGKRMDLRRIPDLQFLYDDSLDYAERIDQLLKQAFPPDNKPPA, from the coding sequence ATGGCACTGAAACGCGCAACTCGAGTCGCTTCGTTGCTGCGTGAGATTCTGAGCGAGATTCTTGCCACCCAGTTGAAGGACCCGGCCGTGGGGCGGATCACGATCTCCCGGGTCGCCCTTTCCGATGACTTGCACAACGCGCGCGTCTATTTCAACATGCTGGGAACCGCCGACGAGCGCCAAAAGACACTGGCCGGACTGTCACGTGCCGCCGGCTTTCTGCGCACCGAGGTGGGGAAACGCATGGACTTGCGCCGCATTCCGGACCTGCAATTTCTCTATGATGACTCGCTCGACTATGCCGAGCGCATCGACCAGTTGTTGAAGCAGGCTTTTCCGCCCGACAACAAACCACCTGCATGA
- a CDS encoding DUF503 domain-containing protein encodes MASPMFVGVCQIEIMLPESDSLKAKRFVLSSIKTKIQNKFNVSVAEVGNNDLWQRGVLGLAMVTNEHKFIDQTFNKILELLYQEDRVEVLGHTVDIY; translated from the coding sequence ATGGCATCCCCAATGTTCGTCGGCGTCTGCCAGATTGAAATCATGCTGCCGGAGAGCGATTCGCTGAAAGCCAAGCGTTTCGTGCTGAGCAGCATCAAGACCAAAATTCAAAACAAATTCAACGTCTCCGTCGCCGAGGTGGGCAACAACGATTTGTGGCAACGCGGGGTGCTGGGCCTGGCGATGGTGACCAACGAACACAAGTTCATCGACCAGACCTTCAACAAAATCCTCGAACTGCTGTATCAGGAGGATCGCGTGGAGGTGCTCGGCCACACGGTTGACATTTACTGA